TCGAGCCCACAACCACCACGTAGGAGATAAATTCAGATATGAAGCACAAGTGGCAGGAATCGAGCCCGGGATTATATCGACATGTGGCCATCCCAACCCAAGCATAGGACACATCTCGCGACACAATTCACAGGAAATGGTAAGACGCTTCAACTGCTGGCTCCTCAAGAACATCAACCAGATTTAAACCTAGGATTATACCTCCAAGGGGCCCTCCAAACTCGCCCTTGCCACGCGGCCATATGCCCGGGGCTTTATTTCCTTCTTGTAGGTTAAGTAGAAGATGAAAGGTAGCTTCATAAATAATTATAACTAAACGTGGCCATAAATAAAATTATTGCAGCctaataaaaattatatgaaagaGAGGAATTAAAAACCAGGACTTGTGATTGAGCAATGTTTGACTATTGATAGTAACTCCACTCCCCATAGCTCCAAAGAGGGAAAACCTGAAACTGAAAGCCGGGGAGGGCGAAGAAGAAAATGGATTGGACAAGCAAAGTGCTGAGCGCCGCAACCAGAGCCGGCAACAACAACACTGTGATCAACGTATTGTTGGTAGGCTCGTTCGTGGCGCTCAGCGTCAGATCGGTGAAGCAGCAGAAGGACATTGAGACCCTTGAGGCCGAGAAGGACTCCCTCACCAAAGCCAACAAGGCTTCGAAGAAGGCCATGTGGGATTGGAAGCAGCAGCTCTTCGCCGAAGCCCAAGCTGCCTCTGACTCTGCCGTCGTTCCCCTCTCACGCCTCAAATCCATCTACGGCGAAGCCGCCTCCTCTCTACCCACTGGTAAAAATCCCTCGTCTATTTCAATATCAATTCCTGTGTTTTGTTGTTAGAAAGTTTCTGGGATTTAAGGATTTCTACTTTTTTCATCACCAGAACTGCTAATGCCATCTCTATCTATATATTTGGTGTTGTGAAATTTTGCTGAGACACACTAACTGAAAATCGAATTGATCACTGCATCAGCACCACATTTGCTTAATAGTATCACTGCTGTGACGGTTGTGCTGCTGCCAAAATAGGTTAATAGTATAAGGATTCCGAAAAATTAGGGAACGTGGGATTATACCCCTTACGGTCAATTAAAAATTACGGAAGTTCAAATAAAACTTGTTAAGGGTCATTTCTTGTTTTAATGTCCACGAGTGTCAAATTATGGTTAGAAAAGCCATTTGTGAATAGATATTTGTTAGTTATTATTTTCTTATTCACCTGAGTTTTGTCCACCACATTTTCGATTTCTCATGTATCaatctttttcaatttttctgCCATATTTTTCTCTGTAGAACTAAATATGTATAGGGAATTGGTATTAATTGTCTGAAACACATTTATTAACCTGTGTGATTTTGTAGGAGTAGTCTACCTATTGTGGAATGTGGATATTGAAACTTACagtaaaaatatatgatttttacCATGTCTTCTAAGGGAAGCCGTGATATTTGGTTGATGGATTTGCACTAGATTCATGGGGCATACAATTGATTAGTCGATTTTGTAATTCAGGTTGGAGTTTTTGGGTGAAAAGAGTACAATTCATTTCAATTGGCATGAGTACACTAGGGACATCAATAGGGGCGGATACCTGAATTGTTTACTGAACATGAAATCAACTGGGATGCTTTAGCAAAATGGATGTGGCGTGTCCCAATTGGCAACCTGGGAGGTTTGGGGGTGGGGCGGTCTTGTAATGGGTTATAAAAATCTCTTTGTGATCTTAACCCACATGTGCTGAAATCAAAAGGTCAGTGCATCCAAGAAATTTAAATACGCAAGAACAAAAAATGTGAAGATACAGGGTAGACTGTAGAGAGTATTGCAAACAAAGTTTACAGAGGTTTGGTGCTCCATGTTGCATCCTCTCCTCAAGGATAATCCACCCCTTATAGTTTTTCACTTTCAATCATTCCTTTACAAGGTTTGCACTCTTTCAAGATAATAGCAATCCTTTACCAATTCAATCTCTCTCTCAGGTGTTTCAACCCTTCAAAATCCTCTCTTTTAAAAATATGATGAAAATTACTATTGAATAGATCGTACAAGTTTGAACTACCTAAGTTTATATTCATGGATATGTGATGCAGAACAAGAACAAAAATTAGAAACTGTGAAAGAGAGAATTGAGGGGGAGAAATAAAGAGATAAGAGAATTAGAAATAAGAAAGGAGAATAAAGGACGTCATAGATAACAGAACTAAAAAAAGAGAATAGAATAGAAATAGAATAGGGAGATTAGAAACAGAGTAGGAATACATGTAGAATTGAAAGAGAAGCGAGGAGGGAGGAAATAGAGAGATAAGAGAACAAGAAATAAGAAAGGAGAATAAAGGACGTCATAGATAACAGAACAAAAAAAAGAATAGAATAGAAATAGAATAGGGAGATTAGAAACAGAGTAGGAATACATGTAGAATAGAAAGAGAAGCaaaagggagggagggagggataattccccaaaatttttcccaaactaaaataaaaatcctagaCACAATATAAACACCTAAAGTTCTCCATTGACAGTTGTTCATCAAACTCTCCTTGTTAGAGAAAACGAGATCTCGAGTTTTGAAATGGCATAGTCATAATTGTCAAATCGAGATTCGAATTGTGAATTGAAATCCCTATTTCATGAATCAAGAACTGAGAATCAAATCGaatatgttagattaccactttacttaaaaacttaagctgttaggttgtggactAACAATGtaaatcaagctttaacactcccttgCGTGTGTAGCTCGATTGTGCGTGGAGAGATTAACACACAACTAATAACACTTTTTTAAGAACCACACAATAAACGTGGGCAATGTGACGAGAACCTAGGATctcttggtaaccagctctgataccatgttggattgccactttacctaaaagctctgggttgtgggccaataatgtatatcaagctttaacagaaTCAAAACGTAAGATTTagtacaaaatttgaaaaatcaattccAAACGACTTGCATGTACATAAAAAAAGTAAAATAGtaaattaactaaaatttcaGCAAATATGGATAAACCATGTTGATAATTGTAATGGTGCTCGCCTTTGAATCAAGTTTTGTGGGTATAAATCCTACCATGATCCATTTAACTCATACGCATATTGATATAAAAGGAAAAACTAGCCATAAGGACAAGATATACCATGATCTAACCATCCCACCTCTATCAAGTCTCAATTATCAAGTTAAGCTAGTTTATATGAAACTATAACACGTGCTATTGACTCGAAAATAAAGCACTGAGTGCAAGAGTTCAAGATACACTGAAAAATTAGACAAGGACCCACGGAAAACTTTAAAAAGGTTAAACTTTATGCTTATagtgtaagtttacatgtttgacaataaaaatttcatgtgtatgctttcttttaaaaaaataaggagaggaatcaagaaaaattgaattttatgGCTTTTAAGGGAATGgtaaaaaacaagaaaaatttGAACGTtatggtgtttaaaaaaaaaaatggtcattTAATGCATGGCCTTGCTCTAACAAAAGAAGAAAATGTAAgtaaaaaacataaacaaaacatATTAAAATATGAAAACTGAGAAGAATTAGATCTTTAAATCTAGAGAGGGCATCGTGCCAACCAAAAGCTCACCCACCTAGTCATCTTTGGTTTTCTTCTCAAGACTGATTTCCTTCTCTAACTCTGGTTTTCTTTTAATCTTGTCTAGTGGCAAAAAAGAAAGGTGCAGAATGAGAGGGCCAACAGGATTCTTTCTTCTCTCTTGGGGGACAGGATTTATGTAAATAGAAAATAGAAGGCCATCatgaaacataaaaaaaaaatggttttaaaaatcTTTCAGTTGTGTTTTAGAGATTTGGATCCAAATCTTACAATTCATACGATTAGATTCAGTTCACTGATTCACCTTGATTCACAGCCTTTTGCAATTCTCCAGTGTGATTCCAACTGATATATGCCTTTGTTTGGTATGAATCACACAATTTGAATTGAGAATCATatgattctaacaactatggcTGTGGTAGCTTTAATTCCATGAACAGGAACAAAGTTGAACATGTAGGCAAATCAAGAGGTGGCAAGAACTGCATTGCATATTTGCATCATCAACCACGATTGGACCATGTCCAAAAGATCCTCCAATTGCAAGTAGCATGGAAGACTGCACTGTCCTATCATATAACGAGTCCTCAAACAAGAAGTCAATTTACTATCCAAATCTGTTGGCGGCTCAAGAAAATGTGCAGTCAATTTTTCTAGAATGATGGTCAATGTTTAACTAGATTTGTGAAAGAAGACGTGGACGAAGAATATACGAGGGATGAAGGAGGCACATATTATAGAGGAGAAATCATCTCAAGGGCATTTTCAACATAAGTTCCTTGAGtaaagaattttcaacaaactTGGGGGCAACAAATTGTACTTCATTCTTTGGGTTACAAACGGAAAATTGAGGTTGAAGAGGAAGGTTGTTAATAAACATATATGTCCTAGTAGTTGTCAACTCATCTTGAAGTTCATTGCAAGTCTCAACGACCAAGTTTGGTGACAAGTCAATTTATCCAAATCAACACCATAGTTAGGTTGCAATTCTCTTTCCTCTTTctaatatatctttttttttttaattaaaaaaagaaaaagaaaaaaaaggttcAAGAAGTTGAAAGAAGCAAGTGCCCTCATTACTAAAAAATTCAATGCTTGCTCGTTCAAAGTTGAAAGCTAGTTGAAGTGCTCGTGAAGAGTTTTTTGATGTAATAGAGAGAAGTGCAATTGATGTTTATAAAAGCTTTTTGCGAATGGAAATTCCATTCACTCTGTGTTTGGGAGCTCAATGCTAGACCTTGGATTCGGATTTGTGTGGTTTTGGATACAATACAGGTACAAAATTGTGGTAAGTTTCGTTCAAATTTATACAACCCCAAATTTAGTCCTGAAACCCATGCTCCTGAATACAAGCTCAATGATCTTAGAAATCCACAGTTTCACGAATTGATAGCAGCCAACAACAATGCACCAAAGCACCAAAGGGATATAATATGCCAATATTTTGAGAAAGTAAGGACTTTTTGATGAGTCAAAGTGAATTGTTGAGAGGATATGATTCTTGTAAAAGATACCTGATATTTAGATGGTTTCTGAATTATTTATGATGGATGGAGTAATATCAAGTACA
The sequence above is a segment of the Malania oleifera isolate guangnan ecotype guangnan chromosome 8, ASM2987363v1, whole genome shotgun sequence genome. Coding sequences within it:
- the LOC131161617 gene encoding uncharacterized protein LOC131161617; translation: MDWTSKVLSAATRAGNNNTVINVLLVGSFVALSVRSVKQQKDIETLEAEKDSLTKANKASKKAMWDWKQQLFAEAQAASDSAVVPLSRLKSIYGEAASSLPTGDYEKDAVKPTQSKFVV